aaaatgaaaaatagtagAAGAGAAAGATGTTACGACGTCGCATCGTCATATTGAGTAGAAGTGAAGAGAGTCTGCGTTTTCTTCTGATTTCATTTTCCAGAAAagcaaaagataataaaaataaaataaaaagacagaGCGATGGATTCGATGGCTTTCTTTCCTGCTTCGACGATCCAGGACAGAGATGGAATATGTGGCCTTGTCTGTTTGTCTATGAATTTTCCACGTTCAACGGCCAATTTTTCCCGTTTtctgttttatttaattaataatattaatattttcccCCTCGAGCATCAGGCGGTGGACAATAAAGACAGATTCACCAATCAGATCTAAAATCCATTGGGCCCCCCCACCTGTTAAATAAGTCCTACTACTAGGCCAAAACGGTTTGAACTGTAGTAAGTATCACTCACCTTATGCATGGGCTTCTGGGCTGAAGCTGGGCCCAGAACAAAGGAAACctgttttaattttacaataacATTTAGGTATCTGTTCGAATTAGATATAGTAATGGATTAGGTCAGGCTCATACAATAATAAGTTTTCTAATTGAGTcaacttatataatttttaaagccCAAAACctggctatatatatataggtcaGACCAAACCTTAAATGGATCGgtctatttaaataatttttaaaaaaattttaatttaaaatttaaaatataaattattttttaaatattaacataaaaaataatacttcaagtattttatttataatcttttatttgtgataaagtaatattgtaattacataataaaaaatactataagtttataatatattacaaataaattgatttacatattgtataaattataagtataaataaaatatatatactatattatttatctactcatttttaatatctaaatctctgaattcttttaACATtagatccatttgtaatatcttgtaatgataaaattaaaataaaaatgaagttataaatacaaagaattattatttacaaatttagataatttttgaaagagaattggtaagagaaaatgatattaagaatataataaaagaattgagattgagagaaattgaattcaataaagagttggattggtttatatgataataaataaataaattaaaaaattaaaaaaaaagagttaaaaggCTTCTACCACAAAGGTAGAAAACCTTGGCTGCTGCTTTGGCAGAAGGGCTTCTACCCTTCTTGCcgtctaatttttttaatttttatttttttaaatagtaatagGTCGGGTCAAGTTGACCCATaggcttaatattaaaacccATTACTCAGTCCGAAAAGCTTATAAGCTAGGTCTGATACGCTACATTACAAGATGGGGTTTTATAAGGTTAGACTTTAAATTCATACTTCGGATTGGACCTCCATTTGGGTTGGTGCAATTGACGTATCTagtttgaaccaaatttgaaaaatcgcTAGTTTAAGCTCTATTTGAATTTAGATTGTAACtagtttaagtttggtttgtttGAATTGTTGAAAGGTTATacaagagaaggagaaaaattaaccataaaaaaaattattagagaaaaaagaaaaaactattataaatataagataaacaaATTGTAAGATGAGTTAATTGAAGAATAGaaggataattttattaaactaaggctgcaaaagaagaagaaggaagtaagagtgaagaaaaagaagacaagAAGCAAGACGATTTTTTGAAAGTGTTACAACTGAATGAAAAAGGGAAAGATCCTTTATATAGCCATTCTCCTGCTAGCCGCCATTCTTCATTTATTGCATTCTCaccaaaattttctaaattgtcTGTtgaactttttcttcttctattaaATGTATTCtcattttatttgtcaaaatttaCTGTATATGGTGAAAAATCCACCAgatatacaataaaaacataattaataactATAAGTTCCAGTGTAATTACTAGGATTGCAAATGAGTAAAGTCTCTTTGAGTTTGATTGATCAAAATTGAGTTAAACATGAATTCAACTGTTGAGCTAAGCTTAACTAAAGTTGAAGGTTTTATATTTGAGATGAGCTAGAATTGTTCTTTATTCGGATTCAATTCATATGGAATCTAtccttaattatttataatacataAGTTTAAAGTATTTTACAAAGTTTGATACGGGGATTTACAGCCTCTGACTCATGGCTAAAAATTTTCACACCTTAACCAGTTGCATACTGCATGCATTCGAGGAAATATTACAGTAAGTTTAAGGGTATTATACAAAGTTTGGGATTATATATAGAACAGGCTCTGAGTGATCAAATTACCAAAGGACTAGGATCCACTGAAGCAAATTTCAGGAATTCTGGGTTGCTTACAAGCATGTTCATGTCTTCCTTATCTAGAGTCGCCCAAGCTTCTATGCCGTCGCCTGACTTTGTTTCAACCAAAATGATGAGGTTCAAGAACACAGGACTGCTCAAACCTACACTGCTCACCCACAGAGGCCTGCCCCATCCAAAATCGTTTTCATAGAACCCAAACTTACACCAACTGCTGAATCCCACATAATCTACTTCATTTTTGCCACCAAACTCGGCTATCTCTTTCAGTGACTCAACCATGGCGACGTTGCCTTCATCACTTGTCAGCTTCTTAACAAAGTCACCGTCAAATTTTGATATTGCACCTCTCACCTTACCTGCCAAGTCATGCAATTCTAGTTTGTCTGTATTCGTGATGCATTCAGCAGCTGCAATCCAGAGGAGGTTTCCAGTGGAATAATCCGATACTGGGGGCACCATTCTTTTGCGAAGATTCACTAAGTGGGTCAATAAAGACGGCCTTGGTGAGCCGTTTTTCTCATTTGACGCAGCCATAATGGACTTCCACATGAAAGCTGAAACAGCCTCAACGCTTGTGGGGCATTTCACAGTAGAGCTTGTCGCCTGGTTCTTGAAAGTGGTTATTACTGAGGCATCGAAAACGAATCTCCTTGTAATACAATTTCCTTTTGTGAACAAGGAACCCCAGGTTACCATTGATGTATCTCTAAGCCATAAATCATTGGCAGGAAACAGTTGTGAATTAGCAGCCAAGTTGGGGTATATGACTCTCTCGCAACCACGAGCTGTTGAAGTCCATGCTTTGAGAAAGGTGCTCAGCGCAGCACCATCGACGATCTTGTGTGAAATGCATAGGCCTACAGCGATACCACCGCAATCGAAGACATTTACCTGAATATTAGTTACATAAGTTCCTGCTGTTGATTTCTTCAAATTAATGAGATCGCAAGGAAGAAATTTGTGCACCAACATGAGGTCAGGCTGGCTAAGGAACTCTGCAAGACAGCATTCAACTCGAGTCTCAACAAAATAAGCACCTTCATCGTTGCACTCGATGGAAAGATCATCTTTAATCTTCCCCGCAAAAGGGTAAAAGCGAGTCAAAGTTTCTGATAAAGACTTCTTTAGCACAGCTAATCTTTCTGGGATGCTAGAAATGGAGCCATTCATGGGATAGAAGAGGACAATTGGGGCATATGGAAAAGAAATAAACTGATCCAAAAGGGAAAGCTTAAAGATCTTGAGGTGTTGGGATGTTGAGGAAGATGGCTTTATATTTTCTTTGGAAATGATTTTCACTTCCATTTTTGTTACAGATTTTGTCTTGAAACTCTCTAGCTAATTGATGGAAATGGAACTGGATTCAACTTTATTTATAAGTGAAGTAGTAAAGATGCATACAAATAAAAGCACTTTGAAGGTGTTGACGCTAAGATTCTTTCTTATCTTGAAAGGGTGATTTGGTTCTCACTTGAAGTGGCGCATTAGGAGAAGTCCTTTTCCGTCCTTCAATTAGACCCTTTTTTTCTACATCAATAATGGTCAAGCTGATTAAGTTGAACACGAGGTGCgattaatgaataaattagtTGGGAAACTAGGGGGAGCTCTCAGGCTATACTTTGTCTTAGTCAAATCTACAAAGAGGGCACTAAAGAGTGACCATTTATATGATTGGCAACGTGTTACACACATGTCAATTTGAAGAATAGCTAGGAACCCTTCTGTCCAAAAGCAGATGGAAAAGAGATTATTGGTACTTTCAATTGCCCTAGTCAAATATACAATAATGGCGCTAAAGATGCCACATGTTTTACGCTGAGGAGCTGGACGTATCACGTATAGACAAGTCAATTCTAAGTGTGGAAAAAACCCTTCTGTTTCCTATTGTTACTAAGCATGGGTAGGaatcattttattcaaaaatcgTGGGAAGAGAGATTATGCACTCTCCTAATAATATTCGAAAGTTTCCAAGTAATAATCCAAGCCATTTTTAAAACATCGTATTCATTACTATTGCTCCCATAGAATCGCTCCTAACGATTTGATATACTTATTGTTGGCAGTATTTTCACCATCAAGCAGTAGGTCTACGAAATCTCTCATTTAAAAGGATTGTTTAATTAGTTGTGATGAAGAAGTTTGCATGCAAGAATGACAATGATCagttaacttattttaaaatgatgataatcatttaatattaatgtattGTACCTTGAgaattattaatgaattaagTAATTATACGacaaaatagattatttaaggTATCAACATCGCCGCCTCGTCACTTCTACTGCAGTATTGCACGGCTCTTGTTCTCAAATTTTCTATATGAATTTGTTGAGCTGATATGGACCCTTGTATATTATAATCTGTCGCTAACCCACAACGAAGCTCTTGCTACAAGCACTTACTGGTTGTTTTATGACAAATGAGCCGTCTTCCTCGTCCAAACCATGAAGCACTTTGGCAAGTGATTTTTCTATGACATCATGAAGAAGGATCTTATTTGGCCATTTTGATTTGTCTGTTGTTCGGAGTATATTATTTACTCCTCTGCAAATGGCACATTTGATGAATCAGTGGCTTCCCTTGATGATAATTTAACAAGCTAACTGACATAGATGACTAAATGAAAATGTATCTCAGAGAAGAAGCAAGCTAGCTGCAGCCTTAGGAAAAGTTTTTTTGTGTGTAGTATAATGGACTGTAAGGATGATGGAATTGGTTAATGTATATGGGTTCTGTTGTCCCGTCAGTAGGCAGGCTCGATGAGCATGCGGGGGCGAAGGCAGCACCCACTTCGTCAATAAGGTGTGGCGCATGCGAGTCCTGCTCTCTAGTTAGTGGGCGAGGATCTTGCTTCCCAGTGAGCATGTGGGGGTGGAGTCAATGCCCTATGCCTTTATAGGCGGTTTCGGTTTAACCCATGATGAACATTTCTCTTAGAAATAAGGATCTTAATAGTTTCCTCTTAATAATCAGAATTCTAATAGGGTTCATTTTAAGGATattaaaatacacaataaaaccattttgttaaattataattcaaaacttttttttttcctgtttagggtatgatttaatttaggttaaaatttacttgaatttaaaagaatttatttaagATTGATTTGAGATTACAAACTAAACAATagaattattttgtcaaattataattcaaaattttttttcttcctataGTTTAaggtaaaatttatttgaatctaaaaGAATTGATTTAAGATTAACTCCAAATTACAAACTCAATCTTTACCATAGGCGGAAAACCATAAAAAGATTTCTTCACTCACACGGACAAATAAATATAGAGTCAAAGGTTagaagtttcttttttttggaaCTGAACTTTCATATTTCAAACCTATCCCATTAAAATTGATGGTCCTAGTAATCACTTGGATTGTCAGTTTTCCATTTGGTAATTTCCTAGCTTCCTGCCTTGGATGTTcagatttttcattt
This is a stretch of genomic DNA from Mangifera indica cultivar Alphonso chromosome 11, CATAS_Mindica_2.1, whole genome shotgun sequence. It encodes these proteins:
- the LOC123229056 gene encoding stemmadenine O-acetyltransferase-like — protein: MEVKIISKENIKPSSSTSQHLKIFKLSLLDQFISFPYAPIVLFYPMNGSISSIPERLAVLKKSLSETLTRFYPFAGKIKDDLSIECNDEGAYFVETRVECCLAEFLSQPDLMLVHKFLPCDLINLKKSTAGTYVTNIQVNVFDCGGIAVGLCISHKIVDGAALSTFLKAWTSTARGCERVIYPNLAANSQLFPANDLWLRDTSMVTWGSLFTKGNCITRRFVFDASVITTFKNQATSSTVKCPTSVEAVSAFMWKSIMAASNEKNGSPRPSLLTHLVNLRKRMVPPVSDYSTGNLLWIAAAECITNTDKLELHDLAGKVRGAISKFDGDFVKKLTSDEGNVAMVESLKEIAEFGGKNEVDYVGFSSWCKFGFYENDFGWGRPLWVSSVGLSSPVFLNLIILVETKSGDGIEAWATLDKEDMNMLVSNPEFLKFASVDPSPLVI